ACAAAACAGAATTCAACAATAGTAAAGATAAACATGTAGGGTCAGTATATGGTCAGTGAATTTGTGTAATGTAGTTAAGCACATTTCAGAAatttgagaggaagaaaaaaagagatttacTTGAGCAAGCTGATGTGAAAGGACATATGCTGTAAATGTATAGTGAGATTTTGTGTTAAGTTTTTATTCCACTTTACACTTTCAGTTTACAATcagttgtgattttttttctgcattcacAAATGCCAGTTTCATGAATAGTTTTTCAAGACTAAGTTAATTAAATCTCTACATGTTCTCTTTACTAAGTCATGGTATGTAATaagaaagcagagaaagggCAGCACTCTTGGCCTCTGAATAGTGGCTCATTCAACATTCCCCGACCCCTGCATCACTTTCTTAATCCAGGGGAGAAAGAAGGGGACTTTAGTGAAGACATTTGGATACTTGGGATTATTACAATCACCTTTTAAGGTGAAAGCTGTGATACCCTGAAGCTTGCTGTTGCAGACAAGTGGTCCACCGGAGTCACCCTAGAAAAAAGGCAACAGAAAGACTTGATGGAGTAGTCTGTAAGAAAAAGGTTATACttgtttttcataaataaaggaaaacatttttcttcatgCTTAGAGCATTATTTATGTcttttgttatatatataatggTTTGATTTGGTAAAGATCTGTTTCAAATACTGTGTGATTACCTCACAAACCCCTCCCTTCTTTCTGTCAAATTTGGTGCACACCATGTGATCAGTCTGAAAGTAATTCTTCCAGATATTTTTGCATTCAAAGCCGAATTGCATCGTCACCATGGTCTCCCTCAGTACATTTGAGGAAGGCATCTCGGCTCCAGTTTTGCCCCAGCCAGCAACAGCGCAGGTAGTGTTGGCTGGGATTTTGCCATCTTTCTTAGGTAGTCCAATGGCCTTCACATACCCATTCAGTGTGGCATTTTGTTTTAACTGTAAAAGAGAACAGAGCAGAACTGGAAGTCAGCATTTACCACATGCTTCATTTGCTATTATGCAATTTATTATCCCCCCCCCGTCACATttcaatgtgtgtttgtgtgctctttAAGCAGCATTGTGTTTTTAAGTAAAGCCCTCTAGACCCACATCCTGACCTGCctcaaatgtgcaaatgtgtgaaatcaccttgtgcagctttaagtctGCATAAGGCTTGGTGAGAAAATGAAACCAAGATGATGGTGATAACTAAATtgtacaaaatatataaaaagaataatttaaagctttttaaataCCTAAGTTTTGATATGAACTTGAACATAGTTTTAGTTTACCTGAAGTAACATAATGTCATAATCAAATTGCCCGGTGTATTTCGGATGTGGAAAGTACTCAGCCACTTGGATCCATTGCtgacttttctctttcttgcgTATGTCATGTGCCCCAAGTACCACCGTCATGGGCTGAGGGCTGACAAACAAAGGAACAAATACTGTAAAGACATTTAGTTTATACTTAATTATATTTAGCACTTTGAAATGGACTGAAAACATTGATGATAGAGTCTAACATAACTACACTGactttaaaatatatatcacAATATAAAAAGTTCCAGTCATGAAGACCCCCCGATATgggaataaaagaataataataattatatgtaataaaaagcaaataattCATACCAATGAACTTGTTAATTGATTGTGATATCAAAACCAGGTTTTCTTGTTGCTCTATGGTTCTACATTGAAGCGTAACAAACTCACTATTtgcagtgtgctgctgtgacaaCGAAGTCCTGTCGAATAAGAACCCCGCCACATGAATGGTATCCACCAAACTGGAGCGATGCCATGTAGGGTCTGGAATGAGGCTTTGCAACCTTACCACCCACTATGCCACTCTCAGAAGCCCCttacagaaggac
This region of Pempheris klunzingeri isolate RE-2024b chromosome 10, fPemKlu1.hap1, whole genome shotgun sequence genomic DNA includes:
- the LOC139208205 gene encoding granzyme B-like; amino-acid sequence: MIHACCVVFLFQLLPITGASESGIVGGKVAKPHSRPYMASLQFGGYHSCGGVLIRQDFVVTAAHCKYPQPMTVVLGAHDIRKKEKSQQWIQVAEYFPHPKYTGQFDYDIMLLQLKQNATLNGYVKAIGLPKKDGKIPANTTCAVAGWGKTGAEMPSSNVLRETMVTMQFGFECKNIWKNYFQTDHMVCTKFDRKKGGVCEGDSGGPLVCNSKLQGITAFTLKGDCNNPKYPNVFTKVPFFLPWIKKVMQGSGNVE